The segment TAGCTCAAAATTTTTGAGCTAGAATTCCTTTCAGTAATAGGGATATTTTTTAAGTTATGACTTTAGCTCGCTCAGAACAAATTGATTTGAATGCAACACCGTATTATCACGTCATGAATCGCTGTGTGCGCCGTAGTTTTTTATGTGGCTATGATGAGCTAACTAAAACTGATTATTCTCACCGTAAAACATGGATTGTCGATCGATTAAGATATTTAACGGATATCTTTGCCATCAAAATCTGCGCTTATGCCATCATGAGCAATCATTATCATGTTGTGTTATATGTAGAAGAAACGCAAGCGCAAGCGTGGTCAGAAGCAGAAATCATCCGTCGTTGGGCATCCATCTTTCCTAAAGATGCCGAAGAAAATAAGCACCTAAAACAGAAAATTCAACTTTGGAAAGAGCGACTCACCAGTATTAGCTGGTTTATGCGTTGCTTAAATGAAAAAATAGCGCGCGATGTAAACGAAGAAGATGATACTGCAGGAAGATTTTGGGAAGGACGCTTTAAATCCCAAGCTCTATTAGATGAAGGTGCGTTGTTAAGTGCAATGGTCTATGTTGATTTAAATCCAGTCAGAGCAGGTATTACAAAGACACCAGAAAAATCGGAGTTTACTTCCATTTATGAACGCATTCAGCATATTTCTAAGCAATTAAAGGTCAATAAGCCAAAATCCATTAAACAGCTTAAGCGCGAAAAAGCCAACATATACCCACAACAGATGATTCTTAGGTTAGGCGGCAAGCGTTCGAGCAATAGGAGTGTATACAAAATACATGACTATTGTGAGATACGCGAAGCCAACAACACCGAAGATTCATCTGTGAAGGGTATATACAATAATCTTACACAACCCAAATCCTTAGTCCCTTTTGCAAACATCTCAGAACATCATTCGCATGCCATTGATTTTAAATTGGTCGATTATTTAGAGCTTGTTGATTATACAGGACGAACGATTCGTGAGGATAAAGAGGCAGGTTCTATTCCTGAGCATCTTGCCCCTATTTTAACGCGATTACAATTCGAACCCATGAATTGGATTTCATTGGTTAAAAATTTAGCTAAAAGCTTTTCTCATGCGGTGGGGAGTGAAATTTTGCTGTTGAATTTTGGCAAAGGGGGGAGGAAAGGCTTAAAAGGCATTACTTGGGCAAAGAAATTATATTCAAGTACACACGTCGCTTAATTCAATCTACATTCATCCGTTAATCATTCCATAGATTATTCACAGTTAAAGTCACTAATGATGGTAGCAACTATCAATTCATTATTCGATTACAGCATGCTTATTTTTTTATTATTGTTTTTAAATATGGATGTCCTGAATTTTCATCCTGAATTTTCAATAGGGCGGTGTGCAAAAAGCTATCTAAATCGCATTGATGATAAGCGAAACCTGATAATTTAGTTGCTGATGATACTCTCTTACTGCTTCTTCTAGGCACTTGGCAAAGGCAAGCGTTGCTTGGTTAGGCGGTGTTTTTTTACCATATAAAGCATTTAAGAAAAAGCGACGTGTTTGCGCATGGGCTAAGGGGAGTGCTTTGAGTAATTTTCGTTGATGTAATAAATGATTCACGGGCATCCAGGCAAAGCCAGTACCTTCTTGCAGCAAACCAAGCGCTAAGTAACTGCTGGCAACTGTCCAGCAATGAGGCGCATCTACCCAGTCTTTATTCACAGAGGTGAGTTCTGCAGAATCGCGAACTATGAGTTGTGTGTAATTGCGGAGATCGTTAAGTCTTAATGTATGTCCCAAGTGATGTAAAGGGTGATCGATATGTGCGACTGCAATTTGAACAATCTGTATTTGACAGAATTCGACATGTCCTTTTGGTGCTTGAAAAGTGATGACAATATCTGCTGTACCTTTTTCGAGTCTTTCGAGTGCTCCAGATAGGCTTTCCTCATATATTTGTACGCGTGTATGCCCTAACAAGCTAAAGGTCTTCAACGCATTGGCCAGCGCTTGTCGTGGAAAAGGATCATCTAGCACAATGCTGATTTCTGCGGGCCAATCTTGTGTTGTTTTCTTTGCAATATTTTCAATGGACTTTATGTTTTCTAACAAAAGGTTGGCGCGATGGTAGAGTATTTGTCCAATAGGGGTAAGGACTGCTTTGCGTCCTTTGGTTTCTAAAATTTTTACATCCAGCTGAGATTGCAGTTGTGCAAGCGTATAGCTAATCGTAGACTGGCTGCGATGCAAATATTCTGCGGCCTGTGCAAAACCACCCTGTTCTAGCACTGCTTTGAGTACAAGCCATTGATCTAGTGTGGATTTTATTTTCATAATCGATAAATTAGATAGATTTTATCTAAAAAATAGCATTTATTATCTATTTTTTCAATATATTGTAGTGACCAATTTAAAAAATTGGCCGATAAAATCAATTATTATGCTTAACCTAAATATTGATGTCTTAAAAAATACTTTAAGGGTATATACACAAAATTAAGTGATATCGAGTCTAAGCACTCATTCTGTGTAAGGAAATGCCTCTTTGCGAACTCATTTTCTTTAGAATGTGGCGCGAAATAATAAACAGAGAAAATTATTTTACTGTAGAGAGAAGCTCATAAACTTTCTTTTGCAAGTCTACGAGAGAGTAAGGCTTTACTAAAATTTCAGGAATAAAACCCTTGGGTAGATCTTTCATAGAAAGTGATTCCTTAGCATAACCTGTTACCAGCAATATTTTAATATCTGCATTTGCTTTGATTGCTGCAAGTGCTAAATCTACACCGGTCATACCACCTGGCATAATCATATCAGAGAGTAGTAAATCAATATTTGAATTATTTTCAATAAGTTCTAATGCTTTGGGACCATTCGGAGCTTGCAAAATAATATGTCCAGCATTTTTAAAGAATTCTACAGTCATCTCACGTAGAGATTCTTCATCTTCAACAATGAGAATTGTTTTTGCATCATTTATTTGAGGGGTAATATCAGAAGATGTTTTCTCTTCCTTGGTTGTAGTGTGTATCGCTGATTTTGTTTTAGGCAAATAAAGAGTTACTGTTGTGCCTTGATTTGCTTCGCTTTGAATAGTGACATAGCCTTTAGATTGGTTGACGAAGCCATACACCATACTTAATCCAAGGCCACTACCTTTGCCAACTGCTTTGGTTGTGAAAAATGGTTCGAAGGCACGTTCTTGAATCTCTGGCGACATACCTTCCCCAGTATCGACAACAGATATTTTAATATAATCTCCAGGCAGGATTTTGGTTTTGCCTGAACGTATGGTGTCTATTGAAGTATAGTTTTCTGCTTTGAAGAATATCTTTCCTTGATAATGCATAGCATCGCGTGCATTCAGTGCTAGATTTAGAAGCGCTGTCTGTAATTGCATAATATCAACCCATACTGGCCAAATATCTTGGGAGATGTGCATTGTTATTTCGATGGATTCTCCTAGTGTTGGCTTAAGCATTTTAATAAAATTTGGCATAAGTTCATAGAAATTTACAATCTCAGGTTTTAATGATTTTTGCCTAGAAAAACCTAATAAGTGTTTTGTGAGTTCGCTGCCACGCTCTACAGCATTGAGCATAGAAGAAATGCGTTTTTGTTGTGAATTATTAAATGAAGATTCTATTTGGAGTAGTTCAATATTACCGCGAATGATCATCAAAATATTATTAAAATCGTGAGATAATCCACCAGTAAGCTGTCCTAAGACCTCCATTTTTTGTCCATGTCGTAATTGTTTCTCCATCTCCAGCTTTTCTGTTATATCTTGAATGATTCCTGTTATTTCTGTGGCTTCACCATTTCTACGACGTGTTGTTTTTGCTTCTAGATGAACAACTCTTTCAACATTATCTGTTCGACAAATAGTTTGT is part of the Candidatus Berkiella cookevillensis genome and harbors:
- a CDS encoding LysR family transcriptional regulator, coding for MKIKSTLDQWLVLKAVLEQGGFAQAAEYLHRSQSTISYTLAQLQSQLDVKILETKGRKAVLTPIGQILYHRANLLLENIKSIENIAKKTTQDWPAEISIVLDDPFPRQALANALKTFSLLGHTRVQIYEESLSGALERLEKGTADIVITFQAPKGHVEFCQIQIVQIAVAHIDHPLHHLGHTLRLNDLRNYTQLIVRDSAELTSVNKDWVDAPHCWTVASSYLALGLLQEGTGFAWMPVNHLLHQRKLLKALPLAHAQTRRFFLNALYGKKTPPNQATLAFAKCLEEAVREYHQQLNYQVSLIINAI
- a CDS encoding ATP-binding protein, which codes for MTIYNMADRYRIMIQNWSPYLITISTLICVILLWTILKIQNIYGSDEKANLTAYYIKEQIKSALDNKIQALVLLENRWNNQPHMSFDAWEANANTLVAAIPKLEAIAWMNTEYAIQHVAPTQETLWIESNDFKKIKLLLQEQSLQHKSLIIKPILFPKGENGLMVIIPSYVDNQPKGFILGFIDFSSLLTPIFTTEMIKNYKFHIAVNNELFFGKNSTTTNNISIIALDFTLYDQKWKIEVEKPALALKDNNQIITSNAIIILGLMLSFVLFYTLKNTQIARLRLKEIQKIQAFSSRAQQLAQLGGWVWNLENNKIWCSEVALHILGKSHNEAWMSAQDYLKFIPAHDRKRFIHDMQERISNQQSISETQTICRTDNVERVVHLEAKTTRRRNGEATEITGIIQDITEKLEMEKQLRHGQKMEVLGQLTGGLSHDFNNILMIIRGNIELLQIESSFNNSQQKRISSMLNAVERGSELTKHLLGFSRQKSLKPEIVNFYELMPNFIKMLKPTLGESIEITMHISQDIWPVWVDIMQLQTALLNLALNARDAMHYQGKIFFKAENYTSIDTIRSGKTKILPGDYIKISVVDTGEGMSPEIQERAFEPFFTTKAVGKGSGLGLSMVYGFVNQSKGYVTIQSEANQGTTVTLYLPKTKSAIHTTTKEEKTSSDITPQINDAKTILIVEDEESLREMTVEFFKNAGHIILQAPNGPKALELIENNSNIDLLLSDMIMPGGMTGVDLALAAIKANADIKILLVTGYAKESLSMKDLPKGFIPEILVKPYSLVDLQKKVYELLSTVK